The Dyadobacter sp. 676 DNA window CCGCGGCGATAAATACCGTTTCGGCGATTTCCTCCCGGCTGGCTCCGGCTTTAACCGCATTTTCGATATGAGATTCGATGCAATAGGCGCATTGGGTCGTCAGGGCCACCGCTACCGACATCAGTTCGCGGTATTTGACCGGGATTACGCCGTCGGCACGTTCCGCGGTATATTTCAGGTTCAAAAAAAGCTGCCGCTTCCTTTTTGGCGGCGTTAATCAG harbors:
- a CDS encoding carboxymuconolactone decarboxylase family protein is translated as MNLKYTAERADGVIPVKYRELMSVAVALTTQCAYCIESHIENAVKAGASREEIAETVFIAAALRAGGAVGNGLFAMRLFEQKSETGQ